The genomic stretch GAAGAATTGGTTATTGCAGAAGATACTGCTCGCCTAACTGGCCTATAAAATCTAACAGGCTAACTTCGGTTAGCCTGTTTTCTTTCTGGTTAATGAATCCCTCATTGCCATTTTACATATACCCTCAAAACTTGAAGTCACCACTTCAATCAATGAGGGAATAGTTAGAGGAATATTTTTCATGTCTCGTACTATAATGCTTGTTCCTGTTAGCGCTGGTGTTGGTCTTACTAGTGTTAGTTTGGGTGTCCTACGCGCGATGGAGCGTAAGGGTGTTAATGTTTCTTTCTTCAAACCAATCGCTCAGCCTCGTGGCGGCAAAGATGTGCCAGATCTAACCTCTAGCATCATCGCAGCAAGCAGTGATATGAAGATTGCCGAATCAACACCAATGTCTGAAGCAGGCGCGTTCATTAGTAACGAAAAAATGGACGAATTGCTTGAGCAAATCGTGGCCCGTTACAATGCTGTTAGCACTAGCTCTGAAGTCGTGCTAATTGAAGGTTTAGTCCCAACACGTAAGCACCCATTTGCCAACCAAGTGAATGCTGAAATCGCCAAAACACTTGGCGCAGAAATCGTGTTTGTTGCGACACCTGCTAACAACAACCCAGCGCAACTTAAAGAGCGTATTGAGGTTGCTTGTTCTAACTTTGGTGGCACTAAAAACAAGAGCATTTCTGGCGTTATCATCAACAAGCTAAATGCACCTGTGGATGAAGCTGGCCGTACTCGTCCTGACCTGTCTGACATCTTTGATGAAACTATCGCACAAGCGAATATCGAAGTAATGCAGATCTTCAACTCTAGCCCAATCCGTGTATTAGGTTGCGTGCCTTGGAATGTTGAACTGATCGCCACTCGTGCTATCGATATGGCCAAGCACTTAAATGCGGACATCATTAATGCAGGTGAAATCAATACTCGCCGTATTAAGAGCATTACTTTCTGTGCACGTTCTCTGCCAAACATGATTGAACATTTCAAGCCAGGTTCACTATTAGTGACTTCTGCTGACCGTCCAGACGTGATCGTTGCTGCGGCACTTGCTTCTATGAACGGTGTTGAAATTGGTGCGATCTTGCTAACCGGTGGTTACGATATCCCTGAGAAAATTATTGATCTATGTAAGCCTGCATTTGAATCAGGTCTGCCGATCTTTAAAGCTCAAGGTAACACTTGGCAGACTTCGCTAAACCTACAAAGCTTTAACCTTGAAGTACCACAAGACGATAAAGAACGTATTGAATACATCAACGATC from Vibrio algicola encodes the following:
- the pta gene encoding phosphate acetyltransferase: MSRTIMLVPVSAGVGLTSVSLGVLRAMERKGVNVSFFKPIAQPRGGKDVPDLTSSIIAASSDMKIAESTPMSEAGAFISNEKMDELLEQIVARYNAVSTSSEVVLIEGLVPTRKHPFANQVNAEIAKTLGAEIVFVATPANNNPAQLKERIEVACSNFGGTKNKSISGVIINKLNAPVDEAGRTRPDLSDIFDETIAQANIEVMQIFNSSPIRVLGCVPWNVELIATRAIDMAKHLNADIINAGEINTRRIKSITFCARSLPNMIEHFKPGSLLVTSADRPDVIVAAALASMNGVEIGAILLTGGYDIPEKIIDLCKPAFESGLPIFKAQGNTWQTSLNLQSFNLEVPQDDKERIEYINDHVASHIDGPWIDSLSEGTEGIRRLSPPAFRYQLTEFARRAGKRIVLPEGDEPRTVKAAAICAERGIATCVLLGNPDEIRRVAQQQGVELGAGVEIIDSANVRENYVARLVELRGAKGMTEVVAREKLEDSVFLGTMMLEAGEVDGLVSGAVHTTANTIVPPFQIIKTAPDASIVSSIFFMLLPDQVLVYGDCAINPDPNAEQLAEIAIQSADSAKAFGIDPRVAMISYSTGTSGKGADVDKVREATRIAQEKRPDLVIDGPLQYDAAIMENVAASKAPNSPVAGKATVFVFPDLNTGNTTYKAVQRSADLVSIGPMLQGMRKPVNDLSRGALVDDIVYTVALTAIQAGQQDAK